In a single window of the Rhodamnia argentea isolate NSW1041297 chromosome 2, ASM2092103v1, whole genome shotgun sequence genome:
- the LOC115738764 gene encoding aldehyde oxidase GLOX-like produces the protein MQTKMTSVCRTRASSLRLILCCCFLLLATQPQQPRALAAAARWELLQSNIGIVAMHMQLLHNDRVVIFDRTDFGKSNLSLPDGKCRHEPTETVVVDDCTAHSVEYDVASNAFRPLMVQTDVWCSSGSATLDGSLIQTGGYRGGERQVRIFAPCSDGRCDWREMGNGLVARRWYATNQILPDGRQIVVGGRRQFNYEFYPKSSGASNVYSLPFLVQTNDRGIENNLYPFVHLNVDGNLFIFANNRAILFDYVNNKVVRTYPTMPGGDPRCYPSTGSSVLLPLKTTAQPTMNVVAEVLVCGGAPKGAFAQAMGGKFLGALNTCGRIRITDPNPQWAMETMPGARAMGDMVLLPNGDVLIINGVAAGTAGWEHGRNPVLNPVIYTPDGPAGGRFALQDPSGIPRVYHSTAVLLRDGRVLVGGSNPHIYYNFTGVIFPTELRLEAFRPPYLDPEHSGSRPRIIYPSSQAQIGYSQSFVVRFTVAGDVSLDAVAVTMVAPPFNTHSFSMNQRLLVIGSGKVANVGNSVFAAEAVAPGSRNLAPAGYYMLFAVHRGVPSEGIWVQIQ, from the coding sequence ATGCAAACCAAGATGACGTCTGTCTGTCGGACTCGCGCCTCGAGCCTTCGCTTGATATTGTGCTGCTGCTTCCTGCTCTTGGCCACTCAGCCGCAGCAACCGAGGGCCCTTGCCGCCGCCGCTCGGTGGGAGCTGCTGCAGAGCAACATCGGCATCGTGGCCATGCACATGCAGCTCCTCCACAACGACCGCGTCGTCATCTTCGACCGCACCGACTTCGGCAAGTCCAACCTCTCCCTCCCGGACGGCAAGTGCCGCCACGAGCCCACGGAGACCGTCGTGGTCGACGACTGCACCGCGCACTCCGTTGAGTACGACGTCGCCTCCAACGCCTTCCGCCCCCTTATGGTCCAGACCGACGTCTGGTGTTCCTCCGGCTCCGCCACGCTGGACGGCAGCCTCATCCAGACCGGCGGCTACAGGGGCGGCGAGCGGCAGGTCCGGATCTTCGCCCCGTGCTCGGACGGCCGCTGCGACTGGCGGGAGATGGGGAACGGTCTGGTGGCGCGCCGCTGGTACGCGACCAACCAGATCCTCCCCGACGGCCGCCAGATCGTCGTCGGCGGCCGGAGGCAGTTCAACTACGAGTTCTACCCGAAGAGCTCCGGAGCTTCGAACGTCTATAGCCTGCCGTTTCTGGTCCAGACCAACGACCGCGGCATTGAGAACAATCTCTACCCGTTCGTCCACCTCAACGTCGACGGCAATCTATTCATTTTCGCGAACAACCGCGCTATATTGTTTGATTACgtgaacaacaaggtggtccGAACGTACCCAACAATGCCGGGCGGCGACCCGAGATGTTACCCGAGCACGGGCTCCTCCGTGTTGCTTCCGCTGAAGACGACCGCACAACCCACGATGAATGTAGTAGCTGAAGTGTTGGTCTGCGGCGGAGCTCCAAAAGGAGCTTTCGCGCAGGCGATGGGTGGGAAATTCCTCGGAGCGTTGAACACCTGCGGGCGGATCAGAATAACCGACCCGAACCCGCAATGGGCCATGGAGACGATGCCGGGGGCCCGGGCCATGGGCGACATGGTGCTGCTGCCGAACGGCGACGTCCTGATCATCAACGGCGTGGCGGCAGGGACTGCCGGGTGGGAGCACGGGCGAAACCCAGTCCTCAACCCGGTCATCTACACGCCCGACGGACCAGCAGGCGGGCGCTTCGCCCTCCAGGACCCATCGGGGATCCCGCGGGTGTACCACTCCACGGCAGTGCTGCTGCGGGACGGGCGGGTGCTCGTTGGTGGCAGCAACCCCCACATCTACTACAACTTCACCGGAGTGATCTTCCCAACGGAGCTCCGGCTCGAGGCGTTCCGGCCGCCGTACCTGGACCCGGAGCATTCAGGCTCGCGCCCGCGGATAATCTACCCGAGCTCTCAGGCCCAGATCGGGTACTCGCAGAGCTTCGTGGTCCGGTTCACAGTGGCGGGGGACGTCTCCCTGGACGCCGTGGCGGTGACAATGGTGGCGCCGCCGTTCAACACGCACTCGTTCTCGATGAACCAGCGCCTGCTGGTGATTGGCAGCGGTAAGGTCGCCAATGTCGGGAATTCGGTTTTTGCGGCAGAGGCGGTGGCTCCGGGTTCGCGTAATTTGGCTCCGGCGGGTTATTACATGCTATTCGCGGTGCATCGAGGGGTTCCGAGCGAGGGCATTTGGGTCCAGATACAGTAA